The stretch of DNA acaagaggaggggagagagaAAGAGATTGGCGGGAGCACTCGCCTGTTCTTCGCCCACGCAGACGCCGATGGAAGCGGGCGGCGCGCGGAGGGAGGCTGCAGTGACGCGCGAGGAGCTCGGGCTGGGTCTGGGGCTCGAAACGGCTCGTCAAGTGGCGCCGCGTGCTCCTGCATGCTCCCTCCCCCTTTGACGCATGCAGCTGTtcgagggagggagggagggaacGCTGCTTGCTTGACCAGGCGCCCTTACACGTGGGCCCCACCCAGTGCGCGGGGCCCGCCTGTCAGCCCCGGAGCGTGGAAGACAGCTGCTTCTCCTATCTCTCACTCTGTACAAGACGGTGATATCAGCTGGGTCCGAAGCGGTCGATCGAGCGGCCCGTGCCGTAATGCGAAACAAACTGCAGACGGACGGTCAAGGAAACGTGGGGGCTTCGCCGAGCCCGGGAAGCAGCGTCCACGTCTCGTCGCCACCATACACGGTACGCCTACACATACCCTAGTATAGCAGAGAAGAAAACCATGCCATGTACCGCCGCTCAAGGATCAATGTATGTATGTACGTACGAACGTTCTTGGCTCTCGCGACGTGCCCAACCGCCCACTCGGTCCATCTGCCGcagctactccctctgtttctatTAGTTGTCGCTTaaacggatgtatctagcactgaaatacatctagatacatccatttcagaGACAATtaatatggaacggagggagAGTACATCTTAATAATGGATCCATCCTTCGTGCAGTGCAGTCCATCACGCATTCACGCGTGTCGCCCGGTAGGGGATCGCGACCTGTCAAAGGATCAGACGGTGTACAACGGACACCTCAGTGAGGATACCACAGTGCTGCCGGATCCCAAAATGTGAAATGGGGTACTCCTCTCCTCACTCGGGCCATCGTCCACTATCCTGTGCGTGCGCGTTCAATGCTCCAGCCATCCGTTGAGCGGCCATGATGATACGCTGCCGCTGGGCTGCATTTCCTCGACCAAGGAAACCGGCCGGGCATACTATACATAGCACGGCATCGGCATCGACACAAGATAACAACTCCAGCCCGAATACATGGCACCGGCATCGGCATCCCAGTAAGAAATCAAACTTATTGACCTTTCTTTCTCGTCGAATGTTCACCGACCGAAAACAACAGATTTCAATATGATCCCCAAACAGAAAACATCTTGTCGTGCTTCACTTCTTCATATCATATACAACGCACGGCGGATTATCCTGATCATCATCAGACAACCGGAGTCAGCAGCGGCTTCTTCAGAACATGCGCCTCCAGGTTGCCCAGGACCAGGTCCGCCATGGCCTGGCGCGTCTCGTGCGTCCCGCTCCCCACGTGGGGCACCAGCACGACGTTGTCGAGCGTGAACAGCGCCTCAGGCACGTTGGGCTCGTCCTCGAACACGTCGAGGCCCGCCCCGCCGAGGCGCCCCTCGACGAGCGCCGAGACCAGCTCGGGTTCGTCAACATGAGGGCCGCGCCCAATGTTGATGAGCAGGCCCTTGGGACCCAGCGCCTCAATCACCTCACGGTTGACGATGTGCCGGGTCTGCTCGTTCAGCGGGCAGGCCACCACAAGGATGTCGCTGTTTGCCGCCAGTTCGACCACGCTCGGGTAATAGGTGTAGCTGGGGTAGTCTTTCTTTGTTCTCTGGTAGTAGTTGACTGGGCAATCAAAGGCCTCCACTCGGGTGGCAATGGCAAGCCCTATCCTGCCCAGCCCGATGATGCCCACCCTCTTGCCACTGAACTGCAACAGGATAAACAAAATCTATGAGAAAAACGAGCCACAGATGTTCTACCTGCTTAAACAAGGAAATATAAGAAAGAAAGGATCCAAAACGGAATGCCGAGATTGCATGCCCCGACCACACACAAAGGTACCAGCAAGTGAAGAGGGACAGATGCAAATATCTCTGTAAATATATGAATAAACTTTGGAACTGATGGTCTTATTTATCATGGTTGATTGCATATCAGACATAACATATGATGTCTTCCGAAAACAATAGATAATGCTGAGTTCATAAACTAGACAAAAAACCCAGAGTTTGGATTACAAACTGTTAACATCTGGGAATCCCAGTAACAATCAGATGACTGGGGTGAGTAAGGGCTTATTAAGAGCATGTGCCTCTAAATTCTTCAGAACCAGATCAGCCATTGCCTTGCATGTTTCTTCTGTATCACTTCCTACATGAGGGACCAAAACAACATTATCTAAACTGAAAAGTTGCTCTGGAGCAAAGGGCTCATGCTCAAACACATCAAGGCCTGCTGCTCCAAGGCGTTTCTCAACAAGAGCAGACACAAGCTCAGGTTCATCCACATGTGCTCCACGCCCAATGTTTATGAGCACACCATCTGGTCCTAGCGCATCCATGACCTTACGATTGACAATGTGATGCGTCTCGGCATTAAGCGAACATGCTACAACAAGCACGTCACAATTGGCTGCCAGGTCAACAACATTCGTAAAGAACTTGTAGTTTGGAAATGACTTCTCTGATCTTGAGTGGTAACTGATTGAGCAACCAAATGCTTCAGCTCTTTTTGCTATGGCTAAGCCTATCCTGCCAAGCCCAAGAATGGCAACTCTTTTACCACTGAACTGCAGAGAAGTAACGAGAGTCGGTTATCTTTTGCTCTTTGGGGAAACCAAATCTACTATTAGGATCACATGCACCCCCAACCTTTATATCTACCACAAAACAGTAACCAGCATCGTCAGCTATTTCATGCTTTCATAGGACAGCCGTTAGGCTGATATCTCATCATTATAATCAGTAGCAGATCAATCTTGCAAAGGACATTCTCTCCTTGAGATAGCTGCATCCGAACTCTTTTGTTTTTCAAATGCAGGTGCTACCCCCAGCCTCCACATCCATTGATGCGCGCAGCCAAAAGTGCACCTGAATGTGTTGCATTGTTTAACAGGATTCCACTCGCACTGAAGATGTCCTTCAATGTTTTAAGGGAGCAGGAAAATGGCACGGTGACAAGAGCATATTGCACCATACAGTTCATGAAAAGTTCTGGTGGGTATTATCATGGAACCCTTGGTTGGTATGATGCATAAACTATCTACTTAGCCATAAAACACTGGAGAACATGACAAAACATGTCGCTATCAAGAATAACGAGTCGACGAGTCAAGCCAAGGTTGAGACTCATAGACTAATCATGACTGGTCTAGGCTAATGCTGGACTAGTCGACATGGTACTGTAGTACTCAACTAATAACACATAGTACAGTATACAATAAAAATTGAATGCATGGTTAGTGGATGAAGAACCTGAGGCTCTGCCAATTGTAGTAGCTATTCATCAGGAAGTGGATGAAGTAATCAACTGTTCACCTATCTTTCCCAAATTTCCCTAAAAAAAACTTGTCCCTCCCAAATTGAGTCGATCGACTCAAAAACCTAGACTAGTCTGGACTAGTCGAGGACTAGTCGCTCCACCGCTCAACTCAATAAGCTAGTCTACACGAAGAAGCTAGTCGACAATCTCATAATTCATGGTTGCTATAAGAATCCTATTTGTGCTACTATGAAGCAATGGTCAGGGAGGAACAAATCATGGTTTCCAACGTTTTCTGATCATCCATCAGCCTTGGTATTAATACGATTCCAAGTGACGGGCTGACGGCACAATATGGAGATATGCTACAACATAAAACCTCGAGAGCCATGTGAATATGTCAAAAAAGAACCAAAAAATCCCTAACCTAGTAAGAAACTGATATTAAATAAGAGAAGATAGGAACCACATCACCATATGTGAGCCATCCTAAATCAGAATGCTCACTAGATTTCTAGAAAAACCCTGCGGCTACAGCACTATAACTATGTGATTCCTCCACATCTTATATTTAAGTTTTTGGACACCAGCATACAGCTTGAATCAGCAATGAAGAAGGTCAACATTTTACAGTCAGGTAGTACAAATTTTGATCTAATAGGATGCATTTCACCGCTGAGCAGTGGTGAGCAGTCTTTTAAGAGACTGTCATAGATTGCAACCTAAGCTACTGCAAATGCCTTCGAACCACGGCTTCCTCAAATGATATGACTGACATGGCATAAACTAAGGATAGTCGCAACCTAAGCTACTGCAAATGCCTTTGAACCACTACTCTCTCAAATGATATGACTGACATGGCATAAACTAAGGATAGTCGCAACCTAAGCTACTGCAAATGACTTTGAACCACTACTTCCCCATTGATATGACTCACATGGTAAAGAGAGGCAAATGTACTAAGTTACTAACTACCAACAATATTTTAGGAAGATAACCAATGATGTGCCAAAAAAAACTGACAAGGATCCAATAAAGTTCAACTGTTTCTCCTTTCTACCTGTACTAGATTTTGCTCTCTGCAATTTAACATCTCTGTATTGCCTATTTCCCTTTCGTGCATTCATATTCGCTGAATGCCCACTGCTGTGTTATAGTT from Triticum urartu cultivar G1812 chromosome 3, Tu2.1, whole genome shotgun sequence encodes:
- the LOC125546566 gene encoding uncharacterized protein LOC125546566 translates to MRLQVAQDQVRHGLARLVRPAPHVGHQHDVVEREQRLRHVGLVLEHVEARPAEAPLDERRDQLGFVNMRAAPNVDEQALGTQRLNHLTVDDVPGLLVQRAGHHKDVAVCRQFDHARVIGVAGVVFLCSLVVVDWAIKGLHSGGNGKPYPAQPDDAHPLATELQQDKQNL
- the LOC125542580 gene encoding glyoxylate/hydroxypyruvate/pyruvate reductase 2KGR-like codes for the protein MAMESLGVLLLHPMNAYLEQELDRRFRLFRFWDSPPDGRAEFLRANASAIRAVVGNASYNADAALIDALPSLEIVASFSVGIDRVDLPKCRERGIRVTNTPDVLTDDVADLAVGLSIAALRKIPQADRYVRAGLWKAKGDYTLTTRFSGKRVAILGLGRIGLAIAKRAEAFGCSISYHSRSEKSFPNYKFFTNVVDLAANCDVLVVACSLNAETHHIVNRKVMDALGPDGVLINIGRGAHVDEPELVSALVEKRLGAAGLDVFEHEPFAPEQLFSLDNVVLVPHVGSDTEETCKAMADLVLKNLEAHALNKPLLTPVI